In Silene latifolia isolate original U9 population chromosome X, ASM4854445v1, whole genome shotgun sequence, the following proteins share a genomic window:
- the LOC141619678 gene encoding putative mitochondrial protein AtMg00820, which yields MIGPNNIKVAPTNSDWIVSMQDELGQFQRNKVWHLVSRPPNRIVIGTRWVLRNKLDDLGAIVRNKAKLVVHGYNQQEGIDFDETVALVARLEVIRLSIAFASHKGFKLFQMDVKSTFLNGYLKEEVFVE from the coding sequence ATGATTGGACCTAACAATATCAAAGTTGCACCAACCAATTCCGATTGGATAGTTTCAATGCAAGATGAGTTAGGACAATTTCAAAGAAACAAAGTATGGCATTTAGTGTCAAGACCTCCAAATCGTATAGTTATTGGAACAAGATGGGTTTTGCGAAATAAACTAGACGATTTGGGAGCCATTGTGAGAAATAAGGCAAAGTTAGTGGTGCATGGATATAACCAACAAGAAGGCATAGATTTCGATGAAACCGTCGCACTAGTAGCTAGATTAGAAGTTATAAGATTATCAATTGCTTTTGCTTCTCACAAAGGTTTTAAGCtctttcaaatggacgttaagagcACTTTTCTtaatgggtatttgaaagaagAAGTGTTTGTTGAATAA